CTCGACGCCTACGGCATCAACGCCTACGGCCGCGGCCTCATCGGCCTCCCCGGCACGCTCGCCAAGGATGGCGTCAAAAAGCCGTGGTTCATCACCGAGTTCGGCTCCCAGGGCGAATGGGACGTGGGCAAGGACGACAACGGCGTTCCCCGCGAGCCCGACGACGAGGAGAAATACAACGTCATCACCGCCGTATGGTCCGAGGGCTTGAAACCGCAGATCGACGCCGGCCGTTGCCTCGGTCTTTACGTGTTCAACTTCAGCGCCTCCTTCGACCACACCAACCTCTGGCTGGGCATGTTGTCCGGCGAACGCTCCCGTCCGCCCTTCCACGCGGTCGAGGAAATCTACACCGGAAAAAAATCCGACGCCGTTCTGCCTCACGTTGTCGGCATCGCCGTGCGCGACGTGCAGGTTCTCTCCGACGGAACCTGGGCCACCGTGAAGTTCATCGTCAAAGATCCCGAGTCCAAGCCGCTCGACATCTCGTTCGCCTACCTCAACCGCAACGCCGCTTCCCGCCACGAGCGCGACGCCGTCAACATCGTCGAATCCAAGGCCGGCCCCGCCAAAAATATCTGGCTGGTAAAGATGCCCAAGATCAAGGGCTCCCTCAAACTCTACGCCATCGTGAAGGACACGCGTAACAACCTCGTGACCGCCACCACGTCGGTGAAGGTGCCGTAAGCCTCCAGTCATCTTCGTATCCACACCATGTCGCGCCTTCTCATCCTCCTGCTTGCCGCGTTCGCTTTGATCGCGCGCGCCGCGGCCGCCGTCGAAGTCGTTTCCACGGGCGAGGGTCGCTGGGAACTGCGCGCCGACGGCCGGCCCTACGAGATACGCGGCGTCACCTTCAGCGGCACCGGCGGACCCGCCGCCTACGATCGCGATTGCGAAAAACTCGCCGCCATCGGCGTGAATACGATTCGCACGTGGGGTGCCGGCAACGACACGCCCGCACTCCTAGATGCCGCGCACAAACACGGGTTGCGCGTCCTCCTCGGTCTCTGGTTCCGCCACGGCCAGCCGGGCGCGGAGGCGGATGACAGTTTCGATTACACGAGGGACACCGCCGGCATCGCCAGCCAGCAGGCGGCGATTCTGAAAAGCGTGCGCGCTTACAAAGACCATCCCGCGCTCCTCGCGTGGGGCGTCGGTAACGAGGTGTTCCTCAACCTTCCCAACGACGAGGCCAAGACCGCCTACGCCCTCGCGCTCGAAGCCGCCTGCCGCGAGATCAAGCTCATCGATCCCCATCATCCGCTCATCGCGGTCGACGCTTTCACGAAGGGCGTTTCCTGGGTCGAGCGTTTCTGCCCGTCCGTCGATGCGCATGGCATCAATATCTACGGGGCCGGCATTGCCGCGTTGCCCGCCGCCCTCGCCAAGGCCGGTTCCACGCGCCCGTGGTTGGTCACCGAATACGGATCACGCGGCGACTGGGACACGCCCAAGGACAAAAATGGCGTCAAACTCGAATCCTCCGATGACGAAAAATACCGCGTCATCACCGATGCCTGGAATAAAACCATCACCCCCCAGCGCATCGCCGGCCGCTGTCTCGGCCTGTTCGTTTTCAATTACAGCAACTCGCTGAGCTACACGAATCTCAAGCACGGCCTTCTCCTCGGCGAATCCACACGTCCGGCCTGGCACGCCGTCCGTGAAATCTACCTCGGCGAGAAACCATCGGCACCACTCACAAGCGTCACCCGCTTTCGCGTCATCTCGCGCGATGATGCGCCCGCCGGCTGGATGGCCGTTGAAGTCACGCTGGCTGAGGCCACCACAAAATTCCCCGCCATCACTTTCGCCTGCAACTTCCGCTCCGCCGCCACCCGCTCCAAACGCGACGCTATCATCTCGCTCGAATCCAGACCCGGACCCAGCCCCGACATCTGGTTTATCCGTCCGCCGGACATCAAGGGTCCTGCTAAAATTTACGCCCTGCTCACCGACGCGTCCCATGTCGTGGTGACTGCCACCACTTCGACCATCTTCCCGTGAACCGGCCTGACCACCTATATTTTTGATTTTCAGCATAGCATTCAGACCGCCTTAAACCGCCCGCTTTAACCCTCCCTCCCTCCCATCGCCCTCCGCCGACATAGCAATTGCCTAAACAATTGCTCGAAATGTGTTCGCTTCATTCATCAACCTGACTGGACAAGCACCGAGCTTCCCGCTCGTGTGTCTTAACCCCTCTTTTCCCACCCGCCCCGGGCACCCAACGTAGTCCTCCCCAAACTACACCCTTTACGCTTTCCCATCATGTCTGACTCCACCGAAGAATCCGTCCCCGCACCGGCCCCCGAGACCGCCGCTCCC
This portion of the Rariglobus hedericola genome encodes:
- a CDS encoding glycoside hydrolase family 2 TIM barrel-domain containing protein; its protein translation is MKTPRLLLALVFTFAASMLPAAPSKVAIVSKGAGYELQFNGQPYIAKGVTFSGSGGPANYEKDMARLASIGVNSIRTWGVGDDTLRLLDAAHKNGITVMVGLWLRHGRPGMEGDDSFDYTKDTSGVRKQLDDTIAAVRKYKDHPAVLVWGAGNEVILNCPNDAVKEAYARFLEKVVQEIKKTDPNHPVVSVDAWTVGLSWWEKYVPSLDAYGINAYGRGLIGLPGTLAKDGVKKPWFITEFGSQGEWDVGKDDNGVPREPDDEEKYNVITAVWSEGLKPQIDAGRCLGLYVFNFSASFDHTNLWLGMLSGERSRPPFHAVEEIYTGKKSDAVLPHVVGIAVRDVQVLSDGTWATVKFIVKDPESKPLDISFAYLNRNAASRHERDAVNIVESKAGPAKNIWLVKMPKIKGSLKLYAIVKDTRNNLVTATTSVKVP